Proteins from a genomic interval of Cygnus olor isolate bCygOlo1 chromosome 9, bCygOlo1.pri.v2, whole genome shotgun sequence:
- the P2RY13 gene encoding P2Y purinoceptor 13 isoform X2 → MEDFANESTISNSSGAPFSTPCHRDTRVTHLVFPVLYTLVFLLGLVLNSLALWAFFYIPSTSTFIVYLKNTLVSDFIMTLMLPLKILTDSGLGPWQLKAFVCRFSAVIFYDTMYISIVLLGLIAFDRFLKIVRPFGKFWVQHVTSAKILAGLVWLFFLVLSLPNMILSNKKATPQSVKKCASLKSYFGLKWHEAVNYICQFVFWTVLILMFLFYVIIAKKVYESYMKTQKKENKREKKVKGKVFIIFTVFFLCFVPFHFSRVPYTLSQTTTRMECRLQNQLFVAKESTLWLAATNICMDPLIYMFLCKPFVEKILCRRADTLQKTVHTNPKSELDTRTSATEP, encoded by the coding sequence ATGGAAGACTTTGCAAACGAGAGTACCATCAGTAACTCCAGCGGAGCACCCTTCTCCACCCCATGCCACCGAGACACCAGAGTTACCCACCTGGTCTTCCCAGTACTCTATACACTCGTCTTCCTCCTGGGACTTGTACTGAACAGCCTGGCTCTTTGGGCTTTCTTCTATATTCCAAGCACATCAACTTTCATTGTCTACCTGAAAAACACCTTAGTATCTGATTTTATAATGACACTGATGCTTCCTCTGAAAATCCTGACTGACTCTGGCCTGGGACCATGGCAACTCAAAGCCTTTGTCTGTCGCTTTTCAGCCGTAATATTTTATGACACCATGTATATTAGCATAGTGCTCCTTGGTCTCATTGCTTTTGACAGGTTTCTCAAGATCGTGAGACCCTTTGGGAAGTTCTGGGTGCAACATGTGACCTCAGCAAAGATCCTCGCAGGTCTGGTCTGGCTCTTCTTCCTTGTTCTCTCTCTACCAAACATGATCTTATCAAACAAGAAAGCAACACCGCAGTCCGTAAAGAAGTGTGCCTCGCTGAAGAGCTACTTTGGACTCAAATGGCATGAAGCCGTCAATTACATCTGTCAGTTCGTCTTCTGGACTGTTCTCATTCTTATGTTTctattttatgtaattattGCCAAAAAGGTATATGAGTCTtacatgaaaacacagaagaaagaaaacaaaagggaaaaaaaggtcaagGGGAAAGTATTCATCATTTTTACTGTGTTCTTCTTATGCTTTGTCCCCTTTCATTTCAGCAGGGTTCCCTATACCCTGAGTCAAACGACAACCCGAATGGAATGCCGTCTGCAGAACCAGCTCTTTGTCGCTAAAGAAAGCACTCTTTGGCTGGCTGCCACAAACATCTGCATGGACCCTTTGATATACATGTTCTTGTGCAAACCATTTGTAGAGAAGATATTATGCAGGAGAGCAGACACACTTCAGAAAACCGTTCATACAAACCCCAAATCCGAACTGGACACACGAACATCGGCAACTGAACCTTGA
- the P2RY13 gene encoding P2Y purinoceptor 13 isoform X1, which yields MRKETTHHHQQKKFLHSTHFPILNTLLEASVSRGTADEVEIAKDPSSKQLLPSLLSLFWKMEDFANESTISNSSGAPFSTPCHRDTRVTHLVFPVLYTLVFLLGLVLNSLALWAFFYIPSTSTFIVYLKNTLVSDFIMTLMLPLKILTDSGLGPWQLKAFVCRFSAVIFYDTMYISIVLLGLIAFDRFLKIVRPFGKFWVQHVTSAKILAGLVWLFFLVLSLPNMILSNKKATPQSVKKCASLKSYFGLKWHEAVNYICQFVFWTVLILMFLFYVIIAKKVYESYMKTQKKENKREKKVKGKVFIIFTVFFLCFVPFHFSRVPYTLSQTTTRMECRLQNQLFVAKESTLWLAATNICMDPLIYMFLCKPFVEKILCRRADTLQKTVHTNPKSELDTRTSATEP from the exons ATGAGGAAGGAAACAACACATCACCACCAGCAGAAAAAGTTTCTTCATTCTACACATTTCCCCATTCTTAATACTTTGCTTGAGGCTTCTGtcagcagaggaacagcagaTGAAGTGGAGATAGCCAAAGACCCCTCTTCAAAACAGCTGCTGCCAAGTTTGCTCAG TCTATTCTGGAAAATGGAAGACTTTGCAAACGAGAGTACCATCAGTAACTCCAGCGGAGCACCCTTCTCCACCCCATGCCACCGAGACACCAGAGTTACCCACCTGGTCTTCCCAGTACTCTATACACTCGTCTTCCTCCTGGGACTTGTACTGAACAGCCTGGCTCTTTGGGCTTTCTTCTATATTCCAAGCACATCAACTTTCATTGTCTACCTGAAAAACACCTTAGTATCTGATTTTATAATGACACTGATGCTTCCTCTGAAAATCCTGACTGACTCTGGCCTGGGACCATGGCAACTCAAAGCCTTTGTCTGTCGCTTTTCAGCCGTAATATTTTATGACACCATGTATATTAGCATAGTGCTCCTTGGTCTCATTGCTTTTGACAGGTTTCTCAAGATCGTGAGACCCTTTGGGAAGTTCTGGGTGCAACATGTGACCTCAGCAAAGATCCTCGCAGGTCTGGTCTGGCTCTTCTTCCTTGTTCTCTCTCTACCAAACATGATCTTATCAAACAAGAAAGCAACACCGCAGTCCGTAAAGAAGTGTGCCTCGCTGAAGAGCTACTTTGGACTCAAATGGCATGAAGCCGTCAATTACATCTGTCAGTTCGTCTTCTGGACTGTTCTCATTCTTATGTTTctattttatgtaattattGCCAAAAAGGTATATGAGTCTtacatgaaaacacagaagaaagaaaacaaaagggaaaaaaaggtcaagGGGAAAGTATTCATCATTTTTACTGTGTTCTTCTTATGCTTTGTCCCCTTTCATTTCAGCAGGGTTCCCTATACCCTGAGTCAAACGACAACCCGAATGGAATGCCGTCTGCAGAACCAGCTCTTTGTCGCTAAAGAAAGCACTCTTTGGCTGGCTGCCACAAACATCTGCATGGACCCTTTGATATACATGTTCTTGTGCAAACCATTTGTAGAGAAGATATTATGCAGGAGAGCAGACACACTTCAGAAAACCGTTCATACAAACCCCAAATCCGAACTGGACACACGAACATCGGCAACTGAACCTTGA
- the P2RY12 gene encoding P2Y purinoceptor 12 produces the protein MNTPACCHSAEREEPQATLCQQRKLPITGNTQDFITSQQHTTESGKDKMQMKATNNFSYSGNGSNCSSDNKISQVIFPLLYTLLFLVGLTMNGLATWIFFKISSKSNFIIFLKNTVISDILMILTFPFKILSDAKLVPWVLRGFVCQVTQVIFYFTMYISIMFLGLITIDRYQKATSPFRTSTTKSLFGAKILSTAIWISMFTLSLPNMILTNKEKTPKNVKKCALLKSEFGLVWHEIVNYICQLIFWVNLAVIAVCYILISKELYKSYKRTRCTGKASKKNVNLKVFIIIAVFFICFVPFHFTRIPYTLSQTRDVFECSAQNTLFYLKESTLWLTSLNACLDPFIYFFLCKSFRKSLLDTLCKHTESPELRTQMAVQNEGDDTDETPL, from the exons ATGAAcactcctgcctgctgccacaGTGCGGAGCGAGAGGAACCGCAGGCGACCCTCTGCCAGCAACGCAAGCTTCCCATCACAGGAAATACACAAGATTTCATCACTTCTCAACAGCACACTACG GAGagtggaaaagacaaaatgcaaatgaaagccACAAACAACTTCAGCTACTCTGGCAACGGCAGCAACTGCAGCAGCGATAACAAAATCAGTCAGGtcatctttcctttgctttacaCACTTCTCTTCCTGGTGGGTCTCACTATGAATGGCCTGGCAACGTGgatcttctttaaaatatccaGTAAATCCAATTTCATCATCTTCCTCAAGAACACTGTCATTTCTGACATCCTCATGATCTtgacttttccatttaaaatccTTAGTGATGCAAAGTTGGTACCGTGGGTGCTGAGAGGATTTGTGTGCCAGGTCACCCAGGTCATATTTTACTTCACCATGTACATTAGCATTATGTTTCTTGGGCTAATAACTATCGATCGCTATCAGAAAGCCACTTCACCATTCAGAACATCAACCACAAAAAGCCTTTTCGGTGCCAAGATCCTGTCCACGGCAATCTGGATATCAATGTTTACTCTTTCATTACCCAACATGATTctaacaaacaaggaaaaaacacctAAGAATGTAAAAAAGTGTGCTCTCTTGAAATCTGAGTTTGGCTTAGTCTGGCATGAAATCGTGAACTATATTTGCCAACTTATCTTCTGGGTTAATTTAGCAGTCATAGCTGTATGCTACATACTCATAAGTAAGGAACTGTACAAATCCTACAAAAGGACAAGATGCACAGGAAAAGcatctaaaaaaaatgtaaatctaaaGGTTTTTATCATAattgcagtgttttttatttgttttgtgccATTCCACTTCACGAGAATTCCCTACACTTTGAGCCAAACGAGAGACGTTTTTGAATGCTCTGCTCAGAACACCTTGTTTTACTTAAAAGAGAGCACGCTGTGGCTGACATCACTAAATGCTTGCCTAGATccattcatttactttttcctttgcaaatcaTTTAGAAAATCCTTGCTAGACACGCTATGCAAGCACACAGAATCGCCAGAACTCCGAACACAGATGGCAGTGCAGAATGAAGGAGACGACACAGACGAGACACCACTCTAG